A genome region from Syntrophorhabdaceae bacterium includes the following:
- the carB gene encoding carbamoyl-phosphate synthase large subunit: MAKPPKIKGIDKVLIIGSGPIIIGQACEFDYSGTQACKALRASGYKIVLVNSNPATIMTDPGMADKTYVEPLTIDVIEKIIEKEKPQGLLPNLGGQTGLNLAAELSRRGILEKHGVRMIGVQADAIERGEDRDEFKKTMKRLNIPMPDSALAYSVEEALEIADRLGYPVVIRPAYTMGGTGGGIAFNKEELRTIAGRGISASIIGQILIEEAVVGWEELELEVVRDSDNTMITVCFIENIDPMGVHTGDSFCCAPMLTISEDVQKRLQDYSYRIVEAIQVIGGTNIQFAHNPDDGRIVVIEINPRTSRSSALASKATGFPIAFISAKLAGGYTLKDIPYYRGGSLAEYTPSGEYVVIKFARWAFEKFSEAEDKLGTQMKAVGEAMSIGKTYKEAFQKAIRSLETKRYGFGFAKNFNELPLDDLMRLLNEPSSERQFIMYEALRKGATVDELYEKTKIKRWFIEQMKEILGLEEEILRHKGGKLPDALLVKAKEDGFSDKYLSMLLDTPETEIRRKRTTLGKKETWCQVPVSGADAAYYYSTYNAPDEVAVSDRNKVMILGGGPNRIGQGIEFDYTCVHAAFTLRDEGYESIMVNCNPETVSTDYDTSDKLYFEPLTVEDVLSIYEKEKPIGAIVQFGGQTPLNLARQLEDAGVKVLGTSPESIDIAEDRKRFSQIIKKLGIPQPESGTAVILEEALEVAGRIGYPLMVRPSYVLGGRGMEVVYDDEMLKAYVNAAVDISPGRPILIDKFLENAIEVEADAISDGEDAFVPSIMEHIELAGVHSGDSACAIPPRTLTEEQTAVINEYTKKLAIELKVVGLMNIQYAIANNKVYILEANPRASRTVPLVSKVTGVQMAKIATQLMIGKKLKDMHLTQKKYPHVGVKEAVFPFNMFPEVDPTLGPEMKSTGEVLGMANSFGLAFAKSQEAAGQKLPQSGNVLITIVDHDKKDIVDVAKQLVKLGFTIVATEGTHRFLSEAGVKSAHIKKVHEGRPNIVDAIHNKEIDLVINTPSGKSSKYDDSYIRKAAIKHKIPYITTTAAAKATAEGIKASLANKGEIKVKALQSYHRAIE, from the coding sequence ATGGCAAAACCCCCGAAAATTAAAGGCATCGACAAAGTCCTCATAATCGGCTCCGGTCCTATTATCATTGGTCAGGCATGTGAGTTCGACTATTCCGGCACCCAGGCCTGCAAGGCCCTCAGGGCCTCAGGGTACAAGATAGTCCTCGTCAATTCAAACCCGGCGACCATTATGACCGACCCCGGAATGGCGGACAAGACTTATGTGGAGCCCCTTACCATTGATGTTATCGAAAAGATCATAGAAAAGGAGAAACCTCAAGGGCTTCTTCCCAATCTGGGCGGCCAGACGGGCCTCAACCTTGCGGCTGAGCTTTCCCGCAGGGGGATACTCGAAAAACACGGGGTCCGCATGATAGGGGTTCAGGCCGATGCCATAGAGCGCGGCGAAGACCGCGATGAATTCAAGAAGACCATGAAAAGACTGAATATTCCCATGCCCGACAGCGCGCTGGCCTATTCCGTGGAAGAGGCCCTCGAGATCGCCGACAGGCTGGGGTATCCCGTTGTCATCCGCCCCGCATACACCATGGGCGGCACCGGCGGCGGCATAGCCTTTAACAAGGAGGAACTCAGGACCATAGCGGGCAGGGGCATATCCGCCAGCATCATCGGGCAGATCCTCATCGAGGAAGCCGTGGTCGGCTGGGAAGAACTGGAGCTTGAGGTTGTCCGCGACTCAGACAACACGATGATCACCGTCTGCTTCATCGAAAACATCGATCCCATGGGCGTTCATACCGGCGATTCTTTCTGCTGTGCGCCAATGCTGACCATATCCGAGGACGTGCAGAAGAGGCTGCAGGATTATTCGTACCGCATCGTCGAGGCCATCCAGGTCATCGGGGGCACCAACATACAGTTCGCCCACAACCCTGACGACGGCCGTATCGTCGTCATTGAGATCAACCCCAGGACGTCCCGCTCCTCGGCGCTCGCGTCGAAGGCGACGGGCTTCCCCATCGCCTTCATCTCGGCCAAGCTGGCCGGCGGCTACACCTTGAAGGATATCCCTTACTACCGCGGGGGCAGCCTTGCCGAGTACACCCCGTCAGGGGAGTACGTTGTCATCAAGTTCGCCCGGTGGGCCTTCGAGAAGTTCAGCGAGGCAGAAGACAAGCTGGGAACCCAGATGAAGGCCGTGGGCGAAGCGATGAGCATTGGCAAAACATACAAGGAAGCCTTCCAGAAGGCGATCCGTTCCCTGGAGACAAAACGGTACGGATTTGGTTTCGCCAAGAATTTTAACGAATTGCCCCTGGACGACCTGATGCGCCTTCTCAACGAGCCGTCCTCCGAAAGACAGTTCATCATGTACGAAGCCCTGCGCAAGGGCGCCACCGTGGATGAACTTTACGAGAAAACAAAGATCAAGCGGTGGTTCATCGAACAGATGAAGGAGATTCTCGGTCTCGAGGAAGAGATCCTCCGCCACAAAGGGGGTAAACTCCCCGACGCCCTGCTCGTGAAAGCAAAAGAGGATGGGTTCTCCGACAAGTATCTCTCCATGCTCCTTGACACCCCGGAGACCGAGATCAGGAGAAAGAGGACTACCCTGGGAAAGAAGGAAACGTGGTGCCAGGTACCCGTCAGCGGCGCCGATGCAGCCTACTACTATTCGACCTACAACGCCCCCGACGAAGTGGCCGTGAGCGACCGCAATAAGGTCATGATCCTCGGCGGCGGACCCAACCGCATCGGGCAGGGCATCGAATTCGACTATACCTGTGTCCACGCGGCCTTCACGCTGCGCGACGAGGGATACGAATCCATCATGGTCAACTGCAACCCCGAGACGGTCTCCACGGACTACGATACCTCTGACAAGCTCTACTTCGAGCCCCTCACCGTGGAAGATGTCCTGAGTATCTACGAGAAAGAAAAACCCATCGGGGCCATCGTCCAGTTTGGCGGGCAGACACCTCTCAATCTGGCGCGGCAATTGGAAGACGCCGGTGTAAAGGTCCTGGGGACATCTCCGGAGAGCATCGACATCGCTGAAGACCGCAAGCGCTTCAGCCAGATCATCAAGAAGCTGGGTATCCCCCAGCCCGAGAGCGGCACCGCCGTCATCCTCGAAGAGGCCCTGGAGGTCGCGGGGAGGATCGGATACCCCCTTATGGTCCGTCCCTCCTATGTTCTTGGCGGACGGGGCATGGAGGTCGTCTACGACGACGAGATGCTCAAGGCCTATGTGAACGCCGCCGTTGATATCTCCCCCGGCAGACCCATTCTCATCGACAAGTTCCTGGAAAACGCCATAGAGGTGGAAGCCGACGCCATCTCCGACGGCGAGGATGCCTTTGTTCCCTCCATCATGGAACACATAGAGCTTGCCGGCGTCCACTCCGGCGACAGCGCCTGTGCCATACCTCCGCGCACGCTGACAGAGGAGCAGACCGCCGTCATCAACGAATATACAAAGAAACTCGCCATTGAACTCAAGGTCGTGGGACTCATGAACATCCAGTATGCCATCGCCAACAACAAGGTCTATATCCTCGAGGCAAACCCGCGGGCCAGCAGAACGGTACCACTCGTCTCAAAGGTAACGGGGGTGCAGATGGCAAAGATAGCGACTCAGCTTATGATCGGCAAGAAACTGAAAGATATGCATCTTACGCAGAAGAAATATCCCCACGTGGGTGTCAAGGAGGCCGTATTCCCCTTCAACATGTTTCCCGAGGTCGATCCGACCCTGGGCCCGGAGATGAAATCCACGGGCGAGGTCCTGGGAATGGCCAACTCCTTCGGGTTGGCATTTGCAAAATCTCAGGAAGCAGCGGGGCAGAAGCTCCCTCAGTCTGGCAACGTTCTTATCACTATCGTCGACCATGACAAGAAGGACATCGTCGACGTTGCGAAGCAGCTCGTCAAGCTGGGATTCACCATAGTCGCCACCGAGGGAACCCACCGGTTCCTCTCGGAGGCGGGCGTGAAGAGCGCCCACATCAAGAAGGTCCATGAAGGCAGGCCCAACATCGTCGATGCCATCCACAACAAGGAGATCGACCTTGTCATCAACACGCCGTCGGGCAAGAGCAGCAAGTACGACGATTCATACATAAGAAAGGCCGCGATCAAACACAAGATTCCCTACATCACCACAACGGCCGCCGCTAAGGCAACCGCCGAGGGTATCAAGGCATCGCTGGCCAACAAGGGTGAGATAAAAGTGAAAGCGCTCCAGTCTTACCACAGGGCGATCGAGTAG
- a CDS encoding prolipoprotein diacylglyceryl transferase, which yields MRQGVAIYLEGPFVLNIDPAFAEVWGVNLSYHGLAYALGFFALFLWVMLRRSYLGLSSRQAWDLSLIFSLSCLVVGRAFQILIYEWELFRGNYPEMLAFWKGGIAYDGVIIGCLVGVLLFCLIDRKRFLLVADEIVIPVAFLLALARIGNHLNGEVYGYVTGAWWGVKFPYAEGFRHPIALYEAFKDLLIVLIVLAAARTAVPGQGRLLGHFMFWYGLFDFIIDVFQRPGPVLGEIGADHLCNALVAVVGLLLIARSARKDSKRKTGLNTLHFAPASLVATIPSGLNPAIWFRIILFLVVLLFCLTIPSGWSQEWLYRLASQQGI from the coding sequence TTGCGACAGGGGGTAGCAATCTATCTAGAAGGTCCTTTTGTCCTGAACATAGATCCCGCGTTTGCTGAGGTCTGGGGGGTAAATCTCTCGTATCACGGACTTGCATACGCATTGGGGTTTTTCGCTCTTTTCCTCTGGGTTATGCTCCGGCGCAGCTATCTTGGTCTCTCATCGAGACAGGCCTGGGACCTGTCGCTCATCTTCTCCCTGTCGTGCCTTGTCGTGGGACGGGCTTTTCAGATCCTCATCTATGAATGGGAACTCTTCCGCGGCAACTATCCTGAGATGCTCGCCTTCTGGAAGGGCGGCATAGCCTACGACGGCGTCATCATCGGATGCCTCGTGGGGGTACTCCTCTTTTGTCTTATCGACAGGAAAAGGTTCCTTCTCGTAGCTGACGAGATAGTCATACCCGTGGCATTCCTGCTGGCCCTCGCGCGCATCGGCAATCATTTGAACGGCGAGGTCTACGGCTACGTGACAGGGGCGTGGTGGGGGGTCAAGTTTCCCTACGCTGAAGGCTTCCGGCACCCCATCGCTCTTTACGAGGCATTCAAGGATCTCCTCATTGTTCTCATCGTTCTCGCCGCAGCCCGGACGGCTGTTCCGGGGCAGGGCAGACTCCTTGGCCATTTCATGTTCTGGTACGGGCTATTCGATTTCATTATCGACGTCTTCCAGCGACCCGGCCCCGTTCTCGGAGAGATCGGCGCCGATCATCTCTGCAATGCCCTCGTGGCCGTCGTCGGCCTCCTGCTGATAGCAAGGTCTGCACGGAAAGATTCCAAAAGAAAGACCGGGTTGAATACCCTGCATTTCGCACCGGCATCCCTTGTCGCCACGATTCCCTCCGGTCTAAACCCGGCGATCTGGTTCAGGATAATATTATTTCTCGTCGTCCTTCTTTTCTGCCTCACAATTCCCAGCGGATGGAGCCAGGAGTGGCTCTATCGTCTCGCCTCACAGCAAGGAATATGA
- a CDS encoding rubredoxin — MVWTCSVCGYQYDEKVEKVPFDQLPDDWACPICNAPKDAFEKSES, encoded by the coding sequence ATGGTCTGGACATGTTCTGTTTGTGGATACCAATACGACGAAAAGGTTGAAAAGGTCCCCTTTGATCAGCTTCCCGATGACTGGGCTTGCCCCATCTGCAACGCGCCGAAGGACGCATTCGAAAAATCCGAGTCATAA
- a CDS encoding ferritin family protein — MDDKERLSALEVALDNEMKEREFYLKNADRTSNPLGKAMFKTIAEDEAEHYHRLKGLHEKWAAEGKWPETLPLNVNNTNIREVLANALKSIDPSAPTDAADLEAVKTAVAFENKGVVFYKELAASSKDKREKDFFELLAMIEYEHFLSLRDAEEYLEDPAAWYVKVEHPTLDGG; from the coding sequence ATGGACGACAAAGAAAGGCTGAGCGCGTTGGAAGTGGCGCTTGACAACGAGATGAAGGAACGTGAATTCTACCTCAAGAACGCCGACCGGACAAGCAACCCCCTGGGCAAGGCAATGTTCAAGACAATAGCCGAGGACGAGGCCGAACATTACCACCGGCTTAAGGGTCTCCACGAAAAGTGGGCGGCCGAGGGCAAATGGCCCGAGACGTTGCCCCTCAACGTGAATAATACGAACATCAGGGAGGTTCTTGCCAACGCCCTCAAGTCGATCGACCCGTCGGCCCCGACCGATGCGGCCGACCTGGAAGCCGTCAAGACAGCCGTCGCCTTCGAGAACAAGGGGGTCGTGTTCTACAAGGAACTTGCCGCGTCATCGAAGGACAAGCGTGAGAAAGACTTCTTCGAGCTCCTTGCGATGATCGAATACGAACACTTCCTGTCCCTGCGCGATGCCGAAGAGTATTTAGAAGATCCGGCGGCCTGGTACGTAAAGGTCGAACATCCCACGCTGGACGGCGGATAG
- a CDS encoding DUF2284 domain-containing protein, with translation MQNSDLEKYIGFARERGIDDAVIVETSSIHTAPWVRMKCQFGCGAYGLRWSCPPHTPDHEKTRSMLDSYTQAILLHSHWVSGYSTVTDLNDTVVDLETTLFLDGFYKAFGFGCGFCTRCKKCDTTKGCVHPERMRPSMESCGIDVYQTARANGLPIEVVRNHAQDRDVYGIVLIE, from the coding sequence ATGCAAAACAGCGACCTTGAGAAATATATCGGCTTCGCCAGGGAAAGGGGGATTGATGACGCCGTGATCGTGGAAACGTCATCAATCCATACGGCGCCGTGGGTCCGAATGAAGTGCCAGTTCGGATGCGGCGCATACGGCCTGAGGTGGTCATGCCCACCCCACACCCCCGACCATGAGAAGACCCGATCGATGCTTGATTCGTACACGCAGGCAATCCTTCTCCATTCTCATTGGGTAAGCGGATACAGCACGGTAACCGACCTTAACGACACCGTCGTAGATCTGGAAACCACTTTGTTTCTGGATGGATTCTACAAAGCCTTCGGCTTCGGCTGCGGATTCTGCACCCGGTGCAAGAAATGCGACACCACAAAGGGTTGCGTACACCCGGAACGCATGAGGCCCTCCATGGAATCCTGCGGTATAGACGTCTATCAGACCGCACGCGCAAACGGCCTTCCCATTGAGGTCGTCCGCAATCACGCTCAAGACCGGGATGTATACGGCATTGTTCTTATCGAATGA
- the epmA gene encoding EF-P lysine aminoacylase EpmA, translating to METMDMPGTHDILTSRHELLRATRDFFYERGYLEVETANLMATAPPDPHIEPLAVHVGTKGPFSLHTSPEMGMKKLLRFGHRRIFQICKVWRVEDHQELHNTEFTMVEWYREGSYRDVMNETEELVESIARRLLSPLPDLFLGPYPVHQLDQVFRETMGFDPFLLDRDDFFDALAKKGFFGIDDGDDWNSLFFKTLIQEIDDVLRSKKPYIVSGWPFSISTMAKRRDDNSALVERFELYIDGLEIANGYTELTDPSRQRERFMDDNARRARLGKQTFPIDEAFLHALAAINTPCAGVSVGLDRLLMALLGKKTIGEVIPDRLIV from the coding sequence ATGGAAACCATGGACATGCCCGGAACCCACGATATTCTGACGTCGCGCCACGAGCTTCTTCGGGCGACCCGTGATTTCTTCTATGAACGCGGGTATCTCGAGGTGGAGACGGCAAACCTGATGGCCACGGCGCCCCCCGACCCTCACATAGAACCCCTTGCCGTGCACGTGGGGACGAAGGGCCCGTTCTCCCTGCACACATCGCCGGAGATGGGGATGAAGAAACTCCTGCGGTTCGGACACAGACGGATCTTCCAGATATGCAAGGTCTGGCGAGTTGAAGACCATCAGGAACTGCACAACACCGAGTTCACCATGGTGGAATGGTACCGCGAGGGTTCATATCGGGACGTGATGAATGAAACGGAAGAACTCGTGGAGTCCATCGCCCGAAGGCTTCTCAGCCCCCTTCCGGATCTCTTTCTCGGGCCCTATCCCGTACATCAGCTCGACCAGGTCTTCCGGGAGACGATGGGATTCGATCCCTTCCTCCTTGACCGGGACGACTTCTTCGATGCCCTTGCGAAGAAGGGTTTTTTCGGCATCGACGATGGGGACGACTGGAACAGCCTCTTCTTCAAGACGCTCATCCAGGAGATCGACGACGTCCTCAGAAGCAAGAAGCCTTATATTGTCTCGGGATGGCCTTTTTCCATCTCCACCATGGCGAAGAGGCGCGACGACAATAGCGCCCTCGTGGAGCGCTTCGAACTGTACATAGACGGCCTCGAGATCGCCAACGGATACACGGAGCTTACCGACCCATCCCGGCAGCGCGAGCGCTTCATGGACGACAATGCGCGGCGGGCGCGGCTGGGAAAACAGACCTTCCCCATCGACGAAGCCTTTCTCCATGCCCTCGCAGCAATAAACACCCCCTGCGCCGGTGTCTCCGTCGGCCTCGACAGACTCCTCATGGCGCTTCTCGGAAAGAAGACCATCGGGGAAGTAATACCGGACAGGCTGATCGTCTGA